Within Alcaligenes sp. SDU_A2, the genomic segment ACGCACACCTTTCTGCCCCCCACCGCCTTGAAAATGCTGCGCCGCAGTCCGTCGCCACGCACACGCTGGCCACTGCAGTTGCAGTCCATTGCCAGCGGTGGCGAATCTCTAGGGGCCGAACTGTTGCAATGGGCGCGCCAGGAACTGGGCATCACCATCAACGAGTTCTACGGCCAGACCGAATGCAATATGATCGTCTCCTCCTGCTCTGCCTGGTTTCCCGGCCAGGCGGGCAAGATCGGCAAGCCGGTCCCCGGCCACCGGGTGGCGATTGTGGACGAAACCGGCCAGATCCTGCCGGTCGGATCGGAAGGCCATATCGCTGTACAGCGCCCTGATCCGGTCATGTTCCTGGAATACTGGCAACGTCCGGAAGCGACGAACGAGAAATTTGTAGGCGACTGGCTGCTGACCGGCGACAAAGGCATGCTGGACGAAGAAGGCTATATCCGCTTTGTCGGCCGCAACGACGATGTCATCACCAGCGCCGGCTACCGTATCGGCCCCGGCCCCATCGAAGATGGCCTGCTGGGTCATCACGCCGTTGCGCTGGCAGCGGTCATCGGCGTTCCCGACCCGGAACGCACCGAGGTCGTCAAAGCGTTCATTGTGCTCAAGGACGGCGTGGAACCGTCAGACGAACTGATCAAAGATATCCAGGAGCACATCAAACGCCGCGTCGCCGCCCACGAATACCCCCGCATCATCGAATTCGTAGACTCGCTGCCCATGACCGCCACCGGCAAAGTAATACGACATGCCTTGCGGCAACGCCGATGACATCGCCCCGGCTCTACGCACTCGTGCCAAACAGAACATTCAGCGGATGGCTGACACCTTGTACGGCGGACACGCACGTTCTGCCGTTTAGGCCAAGCGAAAAGGAACTCGGGTTCTCGCCAGGGCACTCGTAGCGGGCCGGCTTGGCTGGGTCCTTCGCCCGCGCTGCGTGCGGATTCCCTGGTCAGGATACTGGAGCGGGCGGGGCGTGAACTCGCAGGGTGATTCGTCCACTGGACAAATCACAAGCGCCCTGCTCGAACAGCACGCCCCTTGCCTCCCGCCCCAGTATCCCGCCTGCGGCGAAGGCCCTGACTCGCCCACCGTCCCGCTACGAGTGCCCTGACGAGAACAGCACCGTTGTGCTTGACCCAAACTGCCTACCCACGACGAAGCAATCCCCGAAATCTCGTGAAGAACCATAAAAAAACCCTGCCGCTCAGTGCGACAGGGCTTTACCCAAAAACCGAACTGACGGCAGGGCCGCCAGTCGACAGACATCAACCAAAACGGCCGGTAATGTAGTCTTCGGTTTCCTTGCGGGCGGGTTTGACGAAGATCTGGTCGGTTTCGCCGAACTCCATCAATTCGCCCAGGTACATATACGCTGTGTAATCCGAACAACGGGCCGCCTGCTGCATATTGTGCGTCACGATGACCACGGTGTAGTCCGTTTTAAGTTCGGCGATCAGCTCTTCGATCTTGGCGGTGGAGATCGGGTCCAGCGCCGAGCAGGGTTCGTCCAGCAGCAGCACTTCAGGCTTGATGGCCACACCGCGCGCAATACACAGGCGCTGCTGCTGGCCGCCGGACAGACCGTTGCCGCTTTGGTGCAGCTTGTCCTTAACCTCGGTCCACAAGGCCGCCTTGGACAAGGCCCATTCCACGCGCTCATCCATTTCGCCTTTGCTCAGGCGCTCGAACAAACGCACGCCAAAAGCCACGTTATCGTAAATGCTCATGGGAAAAGGCGTAGGCTTCTGGAACACCATGCCGACCTTGGCACGGATCAGCGAAATATCCTGCTTGGACGTCAGCAGGTTTTCGTTGTCCAGCAAGATCTCGCCTTCGGCGCGCTGCCCAGGGTACAGCTCGTACATGCGGTTCAGCGTACGCAACAAGGTGGACTTGCCGCAGCCCGACGGACCGATGAAGGCGGTGACCTTGTTTTCCTTGATGGACATGTTCACGTTGCGCAGCGCATGGAATTTGCCATAGTAGAAATTCAGATCTTTGATTTCGATCTTGGTCTTTTCGGCAGAAATAGTGGTTTGACTCATAGCAATCAGGCCGACGAGGGCGCTCCGTGAAATTTATTTATTGCGGAAAAGGCTGCGGGCCAGAATATTGATGCCCAGCACAAGCAAAGTGATCAGGACCGCGCCGGCCCAGGCCAGACGGTTCCAGTCCTCGAAGGGGCTGGCAGCGTATTGGAAGATCACCACCGGCAGGTTGGCCAGAGGTGCGTTCATGTTCATGGACATGAACTGATTGTTCAGGGCGGTAAACAGCAGCGGCGCGGTTTCGCCGGAAATACGGGCAACAGCCAAAAGCACGCCGGTAATAATGCCCGAGCGCGCCGCGCGATACGACACGGCCATGATGATTTTCCACTTGGGGCATCCCAAGGCGGCAGCCGCTTCGCGCAAGCTGTTGGGGACCAGCATCAGCATATTGTCGGTCGAGCGAACCACCACCGGAATCACCAAAATGGCCAGGGCCAGAGCACCGGCCCAGCCGGAATAATGCCCCACCTGCGCCACATGCACGGCATAGATGAACAGACCAATGATGATGGACGGGGCCGACAGCAGCACGTCGTTCAGAAAACGCGTGGCCGGTGCCAGCCAGCCGCGCTGACCGTATTCGGCCAGGTACGTGCCGGCCATGATGCCGATGGGCGTGCCGATCAGCGTGCCGACCGCGGCCATCATGACACTGCCCACAATGGCATTGAGCAAACCGCCTTCGCCACCTGGCGGCGGGGTGCTTTCGGTCAGCAGGGACCAGGCCATGGCGCTGCTGCCCTTTTCGATCAGGGTCAGGATGATCCAGAACAGCCAGAACAGGCCGAAGATCAGGGTTGCGAAAGACACACCCAGCATCAGGCGATTAAAAATATGCCGACGCTTATAGATGGGGTTGTCCAGACTGATAGCGGATTTTTTATCGAACATGATAAGTATGACCCTTAGCGCGACGAACCTTCGTTCTTGGCCAGACGCAGCAACAGCAATTTGGAGATCGCCAGCACAACAGTGGTGATCAGGAACAGGATCAGGCCCAATTCCAGCAGCGCAGACTTCTGCATGCCGCCCGCTTCGTTGAATTCGTTGGCCAGCGCCGAGGCGATGGAGTTAGACGGTGCAAACAAGGAGTTGGGCAGATTGAACGAGTTGCCGATGACGAACGTGACCGCCATGGTCTCGCCCAGGGCACGCCCCAGACCCAGCATAATGCCGCCGATGACGCCATTTTTGGTAAATGGCAGAACCACGCGCCACATGACTTCCCAGGTCGTGCTGCCCAGTCCATAGGCCGATTCTTTCAGCAGAGGCGGAACCAGCTCGAACACATCGCGCATCACGGCGGTAATGAACGGGATCACCATGATGGACAGAATCAGTCCGGCCGTGAACACGCCAATGCCAAAGGGAGGGCCGGCAAAGATGAAGCCCAACACGGGCACACCCGAGAACAGCGAAATCAGGCCGGGTTGCACATAAGTCTGGAACAAAGGAACAAAGACAAACAAGCCCCACATCCCGTAGATGATGGACGGAATGGCCGCCAGCATCTCGATGGCGGTGCCCAAGGGGCGACGCAACCAGGTCGGCGACAGTTCTGTCAGGAACATGGCGATACCGAACGAAACCGGTACCGCGATACAGAGCGCAATGAACGAAGTCAGCAAGGTGCCGACAATAGGTACCAACGCACCATATTGATTATTGACGGGGTCCCAGTTATCCGTCCAGAGAAAGGAAAAACCGTATTCGGCGATGGACTCCCGGCTTCCGTAGATCAGGGAAATGGAGATGGCAGCCAGCAAAATGAACACGAAAAACGCAAATGAGCGCGTCATGTTCTTGAATATGCCATCCATAAGGGCGTTCTGATTTGATTTCATGTAGACAGATGAAGTGTCAGGCCGGAATGGGACAAACGAACAGACGCTGTGCTTTGAGTCCTAGGCCAACTGGATGGACTGCCGCCAGAGACCGCCGGATGCGCCGAACGTTCAAGACAAAACCGTAATTTTTACATAACAAAGACGGCACCACCTAATGGTGGGCCGTCTCGGGAGATCAATTTACAACTGACCTGTATTTGAACACGAATCTTACTTCCAGACCGCAGCGCCGTCTTTGGTCTTGATCTCGGCAGCCCAGGCAGCCTTGATCTGATCCGTCACGTCCTTAGGCAGAGCAACGTAGTCCAGTTCCTGAGCGGACTTGGCACCGTTCTCGAACGCCCAGTTAAAGAAGTCCAGCACGGCCTTGCCGTTTTCAGGCTTGTCCTGCGACTTGTGCATCAGGATGAACGTCGCCGACGTGATGGGCCAGGATTCGGCACCGGGCTCTTCGGTCAGGATCACGCCCATTCCGGGAGCGCTCTTCCAGTCTGCATTGGCGGCGGCAGCGGCAAAGCTGGTTTCGCTAGGCTGAACGAAGTTGCCGTCTTTGTTCTGCAGTTGCGTCCAGGCCAGCTTGTTCTGCTTGGCGTAGGCGTACTCGACATAGCCGACCGAGTTCTTCAGCTGGCGAACGTAAGCGGCCACGCCTTCGTTGCCCTTGCCACCCTGGCCGGTAGGCCACTTGACGGCTTTACCTTCGCCAACCTGGGATTTCCAGTCAGGCGACACTTTGGACAGGTAGTTGGTCCAGCCGAACGTCGTACCCGAACCGTCGGAGCGGTGAACCACGACGATATCGGCGCTAGGCAGGGTCAGGTCAGCGTTCAGAGCCTTGATGGCTGGATCGTCCCACTTGGTGATCTTGCCCAGGAAGATATCGCCCAGCACCTTGCCGGACAGCTTCAGCTTGCCGGGCTCGACGCCTTCGACGTTGACCACTGGCACAACGCCGCCGATCACGGCCGGAAACTGGATCAGGCCTTCTTTGGCCAGCACGTCGCCCTTCATCGGGTCATCAGACGCACCGAAATCAACCGTCTTGGCGATGATCTGCTGCTGACCGCCACCCGAACCGATGGACTGGTAGTTGACGCGGTTGTTGGTTTGCTTAGCGTATTCCGCAGCCCACTTGGCGTAGATGGGGTATGGGAAGGAGGCGCCCGCGCCGGTGATGTCGGCGGCAGTGGCGGAAGCGGCGAATGCGCTGAACGCCAGAGCAATGGTTACCTTGTTAAATACACATTTCAACATCGAGAAATCCTCTTGATGATAGTCAGAGACAGGCCCACCCTGTATGTCACGACATGTTAAACAGACTTTATGACATGTTCGTGACAATGTTGTTATTTCAAACACCGCCCAAACGATGCATCAAAAACTGATGCAGGTTGAATGCGGTGCGACGGCTGCGGATACGGCTGTACGTACCGTCGGAATTCGCTTTCCAGGCCAATTGATTGTCCCGCAAGGCAAAGGTGAAGGCTTCGGAGATGACTCGCTTCTTCAGGCTGCGGTCCAGCACCGGCACGCCCAGCTCCACGCGACGGAAGAAGTTGCGGTCCATCCAGTCGGCCGAGGAAATAAATACATCCTCCTGCCCTTCGTTATAGAAATAAAATACCCGCGAATGCTCCAGAAAGCGGCCAATGATCGAGCGCACCTGGATATTCTC encodes:
- the pstB gene encoding phosphate ABC transporter ATP-binding protein PstB, producing the protein MSQTTISAEKTKIEIKDLNFYYGKFHALRNVNMSIKENKVTAFIGPSGCGKSTLLRTLNRMYELYPGQRAEGEILLDNENLLTSKQDISLIRAKVGMVFQKPTPFPMSIYDNVAFGVRLFERLSKGEMDERVEWALSKAALWTEVKDKLHQSGNGLSGGQQQRLCIARGVAIKPEVLLLDEPCSALDPISTAKIEELIAELKTDYTVVIVTHNMQQAARCSDYTAYMYLGELMEFGETDQIFVKPARKETEDYITGRFG
- the pstA gene encoding phosphate ABC transporter permease PstA, which encodes MFDKKSAISLDNPIYKRRHIFNRLMLGVSFATLIFGLFWLFWIILTLIEKGSSAMAWSLLTESTPPPGGEGGLLNAIVGSVMMAAVGTLIGTPIGIMAGTYLAEYGQRGWLAPATRFLNDVLLSAPSIIIGLFIYAVHVAQVGHYSGWAGALALAILVIPVVVRSTDNMLMLVPNSLREAAAALGCPKWKIIMAVSYRAARSGIITGVLLAVARISGETAPLLFTALNNQFMSMNMNAPLANLPVVIFQYAASPFEDWNRLAWAGAVLITLLVLGINILARSLFRNK
- the pstC gene encoding phosphate ABC transporter permease subunit PstC encodes the protein MKSNQNALMDGIFKNMTRSFAFFVFILLAAISISLIYGSRESIAEYGFSFLWTDNWDPVNNQYGALVPIVGTLLTSFIALCIAVPVSFGIAMFLTELSPTWLRRPLGTAIEMLAAIPSIIYGMWGLFVFVPLFQTYVQPGLISLFSGVPVLGFIFAGPPFGIGVFTAGLILSIMVIPFITAVMRDVFELVPPLLKESAYGLGSTTWEVMWRVVLPFTKNGVIGGIMLGLGRALGETMAVTFVIGNSFNLPNSLFAPSNSIASALANEFNEAGGMQKSALLELGLILFLITTVVLAISKLLLLRLAKNEGSSR
- the pstS gene encoding phosphate ABC transporter substrate-binding protein PstS; translated protein: MLKCVFNKVTIALAFSAFAASATAADITGAGASFPYPIYAKWAAEYAKQTNNRVNYQSIGSGGGQQQIIAKTVDFGASDDPMKGDVLAKEGLIQFPAVIGGVVPVVNVEGVEPGKLKLSGKVLGDIFLGKITKWDDPAIKALNADLTLPSADIVVVHRSDGSGTTFGWTNYLSKVSPDWKSQVGEGKAVKWPTGQGGKGNEGVAAYVRQLKNSVGYVEYAYAKQNKLAWTQLQNKDGNFVQPSETSFAAAAANADWKSAPGMGVILTEEPGAESWPITSATFILMHKSQDKPENGKAVLDFFNWAFENGAKSAQELDYVALPKDVTDQIKAAWAAEIKTKDGAAVWK